A genomic window from Pseudomonas argentinensis includes:
- a CDS encoding class I SAM-dependent methyltransferase, with protein MDTLLVELPCAEPRWKLPALTDLGNGQLAPARLLAVLERQRSRVVLMSAEQLERLLASPALPLSDLSLLQQLLFIAPTFAPDHPRLARQAAEQLGCVVQGYIWQQGRWQDLPSVEQALQQCRQRALDHPQVSAVALYGQALFALPHPSETLSVEDHLEATGAALDRHFEAHQLTEAVSLAERLGRAALLSMLNGLDSCGLLPVPLDDITQRLTEAGIAASHRALISRWLDVLQTQGLLRREATHLTPTLDASAWSHEALEAIWAQLARDWQANTGGSGTIAYARDNARQLQALMRGECAAVHLLFPEGRTERAAALYRESLAAQYQHRAVAHWIGAWAARQSTHTPLRILEVGAGTGSTTQALLPALQHASVDFLCTDVSRYFSEQAAARLQQWPWVRHGVFDIDRSALEQGYCTQAWDLIVAGGVLNASRDTARSLSTLHSLLKPGGWLVFSEPTREEFWVMASQAFMLDQASDERQLSSATFLDLAQWQAALARSGFQGNRSLPGTEHPLASLGHRVFVAQVPSQRLSRATLAAHLEYPDLHIELPDRLPDSDTLMQWAQFNPAQDLR; from the coding sequence GTGGACACTTTGTTGGTCGAGCTGCCGTGCGCTGAACCGCGTTGGAAGCTGCCGGCCTTGACCGATCTGGGCAATGGTCAGCTCGCCCCGGCGCGACTGCTGGCCGTGCTGGAGCGGCAACGATCCAGGGTCGTGCTGATGAGCGCCGAACAGCTCGAACGGTTGCTGGCCTCTCCTGCCCTGCCCCTGAGCGACCTGAGCCTGTTGCAACAGCTCCTGTTCATCGCACCGACCTTCGCGCCCGATCATCCGCGGCTCGCTCGCCAGGCCGCCGAGCAGTTGGGCTGCGTGGTGCAAGGGTACATCTGGCAGCAAGGTCGATGGCAGGATCTGCCTAGCGTGGAGCAGGCGTTGCAGCAATGTCGCCAGCGGGCCCTCGACCACCCGCAAGTCAGCGCTGTAGCGCTCTACGGTCAAGCCCTGTTCGCTCTGCCTCACCCCAGCGAAACACTGTCAGTGGAGGATCATCTCGAGGCGACCGGTGCCGCCCTTGATCGGCATTTCGAAGCGCATCAACTGACCGAGGCCGTGAGCCTCGCCGAACGGCTGGGGCGTGCCGCCCTGCTGTCGATGCTTAACGGCCTGGATAGCTGCGGCCTGCTCCCGGTGCCACTGGACGACATAACCCAACGCCTGACCGAAGCCGGCATCGCGGCGAGCCATCGAGCGTTGATCAGCCGCTGGCTCGATGTACTGCAAACTCAAGGCCTGCTCCGTCGTGAAGCGACGCACTTGACTCCCACTCTCGACGCCAGCGCATGGAGCCACGAGGCCCTGGAGGCTATCTGGGCGCAACTGGCCCGAGACTGGCAAGCCAATACCGGCGGTAGCGGCACCATCGCCTATGCCCGGGACAATGCCCGCCAGTTGCAAGCGCTGATGCGGGGCGAATGCGCGGCGGTGCACCTGCTGTTTCCCGAAGGCCGTACCGAGCGCGCGGCGGCACTGTACCGCGAAAGTCTCGCCGCGCAGTACCAGCACCGAGCGGTGGCCCACTGGATCGGTGCCTGGGCCGCGCGCCAATCGACACATACGCCGCTGCGCATCCTGGAAGTCGGTGCTGGCACCGGCTCCACCACCCAGGCGCTGCTGCCGGCGCTGCAACACGCCTCGGTGGACTTTCTGTGCACCGACGTCTCGCGCTACTTCAGCGAACAGGCTGCTGCGCGTTTGCAGCAATGGCCCTGGGTACGCCATGGGGTGTTCGACATCGATCGCTCGGCCCTGGAGCAGGGTTACTGCACTCAGGCCTGGGACCTGATCGTGGCCGGCGGCGTGCTCAATGCCTCGCGCGACACCGCGCGCTCCCTGAGTACCTTGCATTCCCTGCTCAAACCCGGTGGTTGGCTGGTGTTCAGCGAACCGACGCGCGAGGAATTCTGGGTCATGGCCTCCCAGGCCTTCATGCTCGATCAGGCCAGCGATGAACGCCAGCTCAGCAGTGCCACCTTCCTCGACCTGGCTCAGTGGCAAGCCGCTCTGGCTCGCAGCGGCTTTCAAGGCAATCGCAGCCTGCCGGGCACTGAACATCCACTGGCTTCGCTGGGCCACCGGGTGTTCGTTGCGCAAGTACCGAGCCAGCGCTTGAGCCGCGCCACCCTGGCGGCCCACCTGGAATACCCCGATCTGCACATAGAACTGCCCGACCGTCTGCCCGACAGCGACACGCTGATGCAGTGGGCGCAATTCAACCCAGCCCAGGACCTGAGA
- a CDS encoding class I SAM-dependent methyltransferase, with amino-acid sequence MNTALRQLEHLSLGAMAQVLLDSRALPLQAWRTPEQINQALGTAPRHAWIVRRWLAALGRADMLHDDGGLLAWRTTPPDAAIDQLPLLYGALGFPPAMAHLHTQVIGRLPDLLRDRLALAPLLFQAGEPVKILGAYQRNAFTNAINQALGARAREVSAADGVLRVLELGGGAGCTTAAVLAALADRAKDYRFTDVSPLFTVAAQRQFRLEPGMTFAQLDLDRDFIEQGIEAHSLDLVIAGNTLHNARHLPRSLECIRTCLRDGATLLFSESIADNPAMLTFMHLLLSPAEGAPLRETDEVFMGPEQWRHVLHASGFELRETWPADDQDLAAAGQRLFHAVGVSR; translated from the coding sequence ATGAATACCGCCCTCAGGCAATTGGAGCACCTGAGCCTGGGCGCCATGGCCCAGGTTCTGTTGGACTCACGTGCCCTGCCGTTACAGGCCTGGCGCACACCTGAACAGATCAACCAGGCCCTGGGCACGGCGCCCCGCCATGCTTGGATCGTGCGCCGCTGGCTGGCTGCGTTAGGCCGCGCCGACATGCTGCACGATGACGGCGGGCTGCTGGCCTGGCGCACAACGCCGCCCGATGCAGCCATTGATCAACTGCCGCTGCTGTACGGCGCACTCGGGTTTCCGCCCGCCATGGCGCACCTGCATACCCAGGTCATAGGCCGTCTGCCCGACCTGCTGCGCGACAGGCTTGCGCTGGCGCCTTTGCTGTTTCAGGCGGGAGAGCCGGTCAAGATACTCGGGGCCTACCAACGCAACGCCTTCACCAACGCGATCAACCAGGCCTTGGGTGCGCGTGCGCGCGAGGTCAGCGCGGCCGACGGAGTATTGCGCGTGCTGGAGCTCGGTGGCGGTGCCGGCTGCACGACTGCTGCCGTGCTGGCGGCCCTGGCCGACCGAGCGAAGGACTATCGCTTCACCGACGTCAGCCCGCTGTTCACCGTTGCCGCCCAACGCCAGTTCCGCCTGGAGCCAGGCATGACATTCGCCCAGCTCGACCTCGATCGGGACTTCATCGAGCAAGGCATAGAGGCGCATAGCCTGGACCTGGTGATCGCCGGCAACACGCTGCACAACGCCCGGCATCTCCCTCGCAGCCTGGAATGCATCCGCACCTGCCTGCGCGACGGCGCAACCTTGCTGTTCAGCGAGTCGATTGCCGACAACCCGGCGATGCTGACCTTCATGCATCTGCTGTTGTCGCCAGCCGAGGGGGCGCCGCTGCGCGAAACCGATGAGGTGTTCATGGGCCCCGAGCAATGGCGGCATGTCTTGCACGCCAGCGGCTTCGAGCTACGAGAAACCTGGCCCGCCGATGATCAGGATCTGGCCGCTGCCGGGCAGCGCCTGTTCCACGCTGTAGGGGTATCGCGATGA
- a CDS encoding saccharopine dehydrogenase NADP-binding domain-containing protein yields the protein MLIGILGASGDVGLASVRALLGQGLDELRLGGRDATKGAHCIAQLQRQWPSARLHWATVDVNDSNTLAAFARGCELLLNCAGPSWRLGDRCAQAALAADTHYVDAAGEISFAASPWQRRCAVLGAGLQPGLTGLLPRWLATRDFTQVKALTSYFGLRDQFTLVAADDFLQGAVDGSSEPLAAWRNGRCSRALTRRRDVAMPCFPGPVQLLPYLNREGESLAQDLQLEVGQWFNVIADGYVLKALDLAHALPRAEAAQRLRQASLLDLSGQAPFVTLLLQLDGLRDEQAVTRSVLLGGSGNAALTGAMAAVTVMSVLSGEIHPGCHQADRALPALASMERLQSTSAISVLNLMDAPIDQLHRTEEGCL from the coding sequence GGACGTGACGCCACCAAGGGTGCCCACTGCATCGCGCAGCTCCAGCGGCAGTGGCCCTCGGCGCGCCTGCATTGGGCGACAGTGGACGTCAACGATAGCAACACCCTGGCCGCGTTCGCCCGCGGTTGCGAACTTCTGCTCAATTGCGCCGGACCGTCCTGGCGCCTGGGAGACCGCTGCGCGCAAGCGGCCCTTGCAGCCGACACTCATTATGTCGATGCGGCCGGCGAAATCAGCTTCGCCGCATCCCCCTGGCAGCGTCGCTGCGCAGTGCTCGGTGCCGGGCTGCAACCGGGCCTGACCGGCCTGCTGCCGCGCTGGCTGGCCACACGGGACTTCACCCAGGTGAAGGCATTGACCAGCTATTTCGGCCTGCGCGACCAGTTCACCCTGGTGGCTGCCGACGACTTTCTGCAAGGCGCCGTGGATGGCTCCAGCGAGCCCTTGGCGGCCTGGCGCAACGGCCGGTGCAGCCGCGCCCTGACCCGCCGCCGGGATGTTGCCATGCCGTGTTTCCCCGGGCCGGTGCAGCTATTGCCCTACCTGAATCGCGAGGGCGAAAGCCTGGCGCAGGATCTGCAACTGGAAGTCGGCCAGTGGTTCAACGTCATCGCGGACGGTTATGTGCTCAAGGCGCTCGACCTGGCCCACGCTCTGCCGCGCGCCGAAGCTGCTCAGCGCCTGCGTCAGGCCAGCCTGCTGGATCTCAGCGGCCAGGCTCCCTTCGTCACCCTGTTGCTGCAACTCGATGGTCTGCGCGACGAGCAAGCCGTAACCCGCAGCGTGCTGCTCGGTGGCTCGGGCAACGCGGCACTGACCGGCGCCATGGCGGCCGTCACGGTGATGAGTGTGCTGAGCGGCGAGATTCACCCTGGTTGCCATCAGGCTGATCGTGCACTGCCAGCCCTCGCCAGCATGGAGCGCCTGCAATCCACCTCGGCCATCAGCGTGCTGAACCTGATGGACGCTCCGATCGATCAATTGCATCGCACCGAGGAAGGCTGCTTATGA